CGCCTCGGGGAAGACCATCCCGAACGGCTCGTCGAGCGGCAGCAGCGCGAACGCGTCACAGCGCGCGTAGACCGCGGCGAGCGCGGCCTCGTCCAGGTACCCGTGCCAGCGGACGGCGTCTCCGAGCCCGAGCGCGTCGCCTCGGGCGCGCAACCGGTCGAGCCACGCGCCCGTGCCGACGACGTGCAGCACGTGGGCCCCCGGTACGCGGGCGCGGAACCGCGCGAAGCCCTGCAGGACGCCGTCGACGTTCTTCATGGGTTCGAGACGCGCGTGCGCGAGCACGTGCAGTCCGCCGCCCGCGCGGTCGATTCCGGCGCGGCGCGGGCGCGCCCGCGGCTCGGGAATTACCGGCGGCACCACCGCGTCCACGGCGCGCCCGTACACGAGCCGCACGCTATCCGCGGAATATTCGCTTAGTGTGATGATTCGGTCCAGTCGGCGCACGCGCTCGACGTCGAGCGTGCGGTCGAGCGCGAAGCGCCAGCGCTCCGCGAGCCGGCGGCGGTAGGTCTCGAACTTCTGCGCGGCCCAGGCGACGTCGGGGAGGAAGGGCGCCGGTGCGTGCGGCGCCGTTTCGTCGGCGTACGGGCCCGCGCCGGCGCGCGCGACGGCGGTGCGCGCGGCCTCCGCGAAGTGCAGCTCGCGCGAGGGTTCGTTGCAGTGCCAGACCGCGCGCGCGCCGGGCGGCCGGCGCGTGGCGAGGATGGCGGGCGCGGGGGCGTTGTACGCGACCACGCCGGCGGCCCCCGCGAAGTACGGCGCGAGTCGCCGGGCCGAACCGAGAAGCCAGCGCCGGGGACTGCGGTAGAGCTTCCGCTCCAACCAGTCGCGGGGGACGCAGTCGACGCGGACGCCGTGCTCGGCCGCCCACGGCTGCCACGTGCCGGCGTCGTACTCGCGCGTGACCAGCCGCACGTCGCACCCCAGCTCGCGGAGCAGCATGGCGTGGCGCAGGACGAGCACCTCCGCGCCCCCGACGGGGCCGAACGCCGGATGGAAGAGGGTCACGCGCGGCCGCGCCCGAGGGGCGGCGCGGACGGCGGGCCCGCGAGCGGGGAACGCGGTCATCAAAGGGCGAGCATCAACAGCACGTCGGGGAGGACCGGTACGCTAAGCGAGCCGGGCGGGCAGGGCACGTGAAGCACCTCACGAACACCTGATCGCGAGTCGACCCCGAGTGAACGCGACGGCGGGAGATGTGAGTTCGCCGGGGAGTCTACATTCCCGGCCCGGATGCGAATTCTCGTCAGCCGGACCGACCGCCTCGGTGACGTCGCCCTCACCCTTCCTCTCTGCGGGCTTCTCCAGGCGCGGCTCGGCGCGACGACCGTCTTCCTGGGCCGCGGCTACACGCGCCCGCTGCTCGACGCGAGCGGAGCGGTCGACGAGGTGCTCGACTGGGACGCCGTCGCCGGCAACACGTTCGCGCGTCGCCGCGACTTCCTCCGGGCGGCGCGGGCGGACGCGGTGCTGCACGTCTTCCCACGTGCGGCGATCGCCTGGGGCACACTCGCGGCGCGGGTCCCGCGCCGGGTGGGAACGACGCACCGCTGGTATCACTGGCCGACGTGCAATGTTCTCGAGCCGTTGGAGCGGCGGGCCTCGCCGCTGCACGAGGCGCAGCTCGACGTGCGGCTGGCGCGGTCGCTGCTGCCCGACGCCGATCTCACGCTCACGCCGGCCGAGCTGGCACCGTTCGCGCGTCTGGCGCCTCGCGTGCCGGTGGCGCCGGCGTTGGCGCCCCTCCTGGCCCCCGACCGCTTCGTCCTGGTCGTGCACCCCCGGTCGTCGGGGAGCGCGGGAGAATGGCCGCCGGACCGGTGGCGCGCGCTGGTCACCGCGCTCGACCCCGCACGGTTCCGCGTGCTCGTCACGGGGTCGGCGGCGGAGGGCGCGGCGATGCGGGGGTGGCTGGAGGTGCTGCCACCGCACGCGCACGACCTCACGGGCCGGCTCGCGCTTGCGGAGCTGATCGCGGTGCTCGGGGCCGCGGACGGCGTGGTGGCCGCGAGCACGGGGCCGCTGCACATCGCCGCGCTGCTCGGGCGGCACGTGTTAGGACTCTACGCCGCGGTACGGCCGGTGCACGCGGGCCGGTGGGGGCCGATCGGTCCGCACGCGGAGGTGATCGAAGCGGGAACGGTCGAGGAGATCGCGGTCGCGCGGGTGCTGGACCGGGTCGGGCGGTGGGTGGGGTAAAGGAGGGTGAAGCCGGACGGGCGCGCTGAATCCAGGCCCGTCCGTACCCTCCGCTGTACCCGCGGCTTACGCGCCTCGTCTGCCGCCGACCTCGGCCCACAGCGCCTCGAATCCCGCGATCACGGCGTCGACCGGGATCTCCCGAATCGGCCGCCGGTCGTCGGCGTAGACCACGCGACGCGGCCCGCCCCATGCGCCCCACAGGGCGACCGCCGTATACGCCGAGTACACCGCGACGTACGGCGTGCCGACCGCGGCGGCAATGTGCATGTTGGCCGTGTCGGGGCTGACGACCGCCGCGGCGTGGCGGATCAGCGCGACGAGGTCCCGCAGGTCTGCCGACGCGGGCGCGACGACCACACGCGACTCGGTCACACGCGACTCGGTCGCCCCGGCGTCGCGCGCTCCCGCGAGGCGCGCCCGTGCCGCCTGCGCGATCGCCTCGGCCTCGCCGACCGCCGCCGGCGCCGGGGTGATCGCGACGACCAGCTCGGGATGCCGGGCGGCGATCCCGGCGACGATCTCCGCCGCGACCTCGACGCCGAAGCAGCGCTTGGGGTCGCTCCCCCACGCGGTGAACGCGACGACCGGGCGTCCGCCGCCCGCGTCGTACACGAACCGCGCGGCGCGCGCGTCCGCCGCGGCGTCGGCGGGGAGAGCGGCCGGCGGCACGGGAAGCGGCGCCCCGCCGGGCGCCTCCGCGGGATCGCCTAACGCGGTGCGTGCCGCGTAGAGCAGCCGGTCGACGACGTGGGCGTGGCGGGGCGGGACGCGGATCGGACACGTGAAGAACCCTGCGTACCGACGCGGGCGCCAGGCGGACGCGCGGACCGCGCCGCGCGGCGCCACGAGGGCCGCGAACAATCCCTCGCTCAGGTGGCTGAGGACCTTCGTGCTCAGGACCAGGTCGTACCGGTGCCGGCGCAGGGCGAGCGCCGCGCGCCACCACCCCGCCCGCGTCGGCTCGCGGCGCACGACCGCACGCAGGCGCGGGTCGCCCGCGAGCAGCGACGCGTTCGCGGCGGACGCGGCGACGTCGATCGCCGCGTCCGGCAGCCGCGCGCGCAGGTAGCTGAGCGTGGGGCCGAGCACGACGAGGTCGCCCACGCGGTGCGAGGCGACGACGAGCACGCGGCGGATCGCGGCGGGGCGCGGGCCGGCGGGGAAGAGCGCGCGCTCCGCGCGGAACATCCACCGGTAGAGCCGGCGGTCGACCCGCCGCCGCCAGCGGCCCAGCGGCGGGCGTCCGTTCGGCACGCTCAGCGCGCGGCGCCCCGGGCCCCCGCGGGCTGCGCCGCGCCGCGGGGGGTGGTGGGATCGTCCACCTCGGCCCACAGCGACGCGAACGCCTCCGTGACCATCGCCGGCGGGATCTCCCCCACGGGCCGCGTCGTCGGCAGCGCGACCACACGATGCGCGACCCCGAACGGGCGCCACGGGTTCGGCTTGCCGTCCGAGAGGGCGCGGTAGAGCGCGACGACCGGCGTCCCGACGGCGGAGGCCAGGTGGACGTTGGCCGTGTCGGGCGTGAGCACGATCGCCGCGCGCGCGACGAGCGCCGCGAGGTCGACCAGCCGCGGCGACGGCGGAAAGACGAAGAGCCGCGGGTCGGCGAACCCCAGGCGCCGCGCCGCCGCGTGCGTCGTCCGCACGACGGCGTCGGCGTCGGCGCGCGGGTGCGGCGTCAGCACGAACGCGAGCTCGGGGTGCGCCGCCGCGAGGGCGGCGAGGATTTCGCCCGCCTGCCCGTCCTGCATCGAGCGGTTGGGGATCGTCGACCAGCAGTTCACGGCGACGAACGGCCCCGGCGGGAGCGTGCGCACGAACGCGTCCACCCGCGCCGCGGCGTCGGGCGGGACCGCGACCGACAGCGGGTAGCGGTCCGTCTCGGGGAACGCCGGGGGCGTACCGTCGTACACCGCGTGCTGCACGACGTGCAGGAAGCGTTCGGGCATGGTGCGCCGGTCGTAGCCGGGGACGCGGCCGAGGTGGGTCCAGAAGCCGCGGTACTGGGGCGGGCGGTAGACCGTCGCACGCGCCGTGTGTCGCCGCGCCGCGAGCCCCGCGATCCACCCCTCCGGGATGTGTTTGCCGAACACGCAGACCACGATGAGGTCGTAGCGCTCGCGGCGGAGGACGGGGACGGCGGGGAGCATGCGCCAGCCGCGCGCCGCGAACGGCACGACCCGGTCCACCCGCGGGTCGCCTTCGAGCAGCGCGGCGTTGCGCCCGGTGGCGAGCACGTCGATGCGCGCCTGCGGCGCGACGGCGCGCAGGTACGAGAGCACCGGCGTGGTGACTAACAGGTCGCCGAGTGCCTCGTTGGGGTGGACGAGGATGCGGCGGAGCGACGCGGGGGGGAGTGGGCCGCGCGGGGCCGTGGTCGGGAGGACGAGGCGGTAGACGCGGAAGAGCACGCGGTTGAAGCGGCGGCTCAGCCGGCGGCGGAAGCGCTCGCGGGCGGTCATCGGGGGCGGGGCCTTACGCGCCGGCGGCGGCGAGGGGCGCCGGACGGTCCGCCCCGGCCTCGCGCGCGGCATCGCCTAACAGCTCGTCGAGCGCGTCGGCCGCGCGCCGCGGGTCGAGGGCGGCGAGCGGGTGCGGCCCGTCGACCACGACCGCGCGGAACGGGGTGCCCGACGGAATCCAGTGCGCGATCTTCTCCGTCGCGACCAGGGTGTACAGCGCCACCACGGGCCGCCCGACCGCGGCGGCGAGGTGGATGTTGGCGGTGTCGGGCGTGACGACGGCCCGCGCGCGCGCGAGCAGCGCGACGAGGTCGGCGAGCCGCGGCGACGGCGGGAGTACCGCGACGCGCGCGCCGCCGTCTGTTAGGCGCGCCGCGTCGGCCATCGCGCGCGCGTCGTCCGCGGCGGCCGGGGGCGGCGTGAACACGACCGCGAGGTCGGGGTGCCGCCGCGCGATCTCCGCGGCCAGCTCGGCCGCCTGGGCGACGGCGAGCGTGCGCACCGGGTCCGACGCCCACGCGTTGAGCGCGACGAACGCGCGCCCGCCCACCGCCTCGCGGAGGAAGGCGGCGGCGCGCGCGGCCGCGTCGGGGGCGACGGCCAGCCGCATCGGGTACGGCGCCGCGTCCGGGCCGCCCGGCAGCGCCCGCCCGAACGGCGCCTGCACCGCGTAGAGCAGCCGCTCCGCCATGTAGCGCCGCTCCAGCCCCGGGACGCGCGCCCGGTGCGTGAAGAACCCCCAGTAGCGCGTCGGCCGGAACGGTGTCACGCGCGCGCCCCGCCGCCCCGCGACGAGCGCCGAGATCAGCCCCTCGCGCGCGTGGTGCGGCAGCACGAAGTCGACGACGAGGTCGTAGCGCTCGCGCCGCAGCCGGCGCACGACGGGGAGCCACGGCTCGCGGAGCGGCTCGTGCACGAGGACGCGGTCCACGCGCGGGTCGCCCTCCAGGAGCGACGCGTTGCGCGGCGAGACGAGCACGTCGAGCCGCGCGTGAGGCGCGGCCGCGCGGAGGAAGGCGAGCGCCGGCGTCGCGACGACGAGGTCGCCGACCTTGTAGTTGGGCAGCACGAGCACGCGCCGCAGCGCCCCCGCGTCGAGCCGCCCGGGGCCAACGTCGGTCGGGAACGCGAGGCGCTCGAGCGCGTAGAGCAGCCGGTACACGCGCCGGTCCACCCGCCGCCGCAGCCGCGCCGCGCCGGTCATCCGTCGGCCGGGGCGCCGTTTTCAGGCGCGGCCGACGGGCAGAACGCCGCGAGCGTGCACGCGCCGCAGCGCGGCCGGCGGGCGTCGCACACGCGCCGCCCGTGGAAGATCAGTCGGTGCGAGAGCATCGCCCAGTCCTCGCGCGGGAAGAGCGGAATCAGCTCCTGCTCGATCGCGACCGGGTCGTCGCCGCACGCCAGGCCCAGCCGCCGGCTCAGCCGGTGTACGTGCGTGTCGACCGTGACGCCGGCGTTGACGCCGTACGCGTTGCCGAGGATCACGTTCGCGGTCTTGCGCCCGACGCCCGGGAGTTCGACGAGCTCCTCCATGGTGCGCGGCACCTCGCCGCCGTGCCGCGCGACGAGCCCGCGCGCCATCCCCACCAGGCTGCGCGCCTTGTTGCGGTAGAAGCCGGTCGGCTGCACGAGGCGCTCGACGTCGGCGACGTCGGCCGCGGCGAGGGCGCGCGCGTCGGGGTAGGCGTCGAAGAGCGCGGGCGTCGTCAGGTTCACGCGCTTGTCGGTACACTGCGCGGAGAGGATCGTCGCGCAGAGCAGCTCGAACGCGTTGCGATGGGCGAGTTCGCAGTGCGCGTCCGGGTGCGCGGCGGCGAGCGCGTCCCACACGCGCGCGGCGTGCGCGGGGAGCTCGCGCTTGGGCGGGCGTTTCGGCGCCCGCTTCGCGGCGGGCTTCCGGGCCACCCGCCTAACCGGCACGGCCCCCCTCGCGCTTCGCCCGCGCGAACGCGAGCACGGCGTCGGCGTCGCGCGCGTTCAGCACGTCGGCGGGGCCGAGCCATCCCTTGCGCGCGGCGCCGACGCCGAACTCCACGTTGGCGAGCCCCGCGGGCGAGTGCGCGTCGGGGCCGATCTCGATCATCACGCCGCGGTCCCGGGCCCCCCGCAGCTCGCGCCAGTCGAGGTCGAGCCGGTGCGGGTCGGCGTTGAGCTCGACCGCCGCCCCGTGCTCGGCCGCCGCGGCGACGACCGCGCCCAGGTCGACGGCGTACGCGTCGCGCTGGAGGAGCAGCCGCCCGGTCGGGTGGCCTAACACGGTGAGGAACGGGTTCGCCACCGCGCGGCAGACGCGGTCGGTCATCTCGCGCCGCGCGAGGCCGAAGCGCGAGTGCACGGAGCCGATCACGAACTCGAAGCGCGCGAGCGTGCGCTCGTCGTAGTCGAGCTCCCCGTCGGCGAGGATGTCGCACTCGATCCCTTTCAGCACGCGGAAGTCGACGCCCTGCAACGCGTACGCGTCGTTCACGCGGTCGATTTCGCCGTGCTGTCTGACGACCGCCGCCGGCGTGAGGCCGCCCGCGTACGCCGCGCTCTGCGAGTGGTCGGTGA
This is a stretch of genomic DNA from Gemmatimonadetes bacterium T265. It encodes these proteins:
- a CDS encoding glycosyl transferase codes for the protein MRILVSRTDRLGDVALTLPLCGLLQARLGATTVFLGRGYTRPLLDASGAVDEVLDWDAVAGNTFARRRDFLRAARADAVLHVFPRAAIAWGTLAARVPRRVGTTHRWYHWPTCNVLEPLERRASPLHEAQLDVRLARSLLPDADLTLTPAELAPFARLAPRVPVAPALAPLLAPDRFVLVVHPRSSGSAGEWPPDRWRALVTALDPARFRVLVTGSAAEGAAMRGWLEVLPPHAHDLTGRLALAELIAVLGAADGVVAASTGPLHIAALLGRHVLGLYAAVRPVHAGRWGPIGPHAEVIEAGTVEEIAVARVLDRVGRWVG
- a CDS encoding glycosyl transferase, whose product is MTARERFRRRLSRRFNRVLFRVYRLVLPTTAPRGPLPPASLRRILVHPNEALGDLLVTTPVLSYLRAVAPQARIDVLATGRNAALLEGDPRVDRVVPFAARGWRMLPAVPVLRRERYDLIVVCVFGKHIPEGWIAGLAARRHTARATVYRPPQYRGFWTHLGRVPGYDRRTMPERFLHVVQHAVYDGTPPAFPETDRYPLSVAVPPDAAARVDAFVRTLPPGPFVAVNCWSTIPNRSMQDGQAGEILAALAAAHPELAFVLTPHPRADADAVVRTTHAAARRLGFADPRLFVFPPSPRLVDLAALVARAAIVLTPDTANVHLASAVGTPVVALYRALSDGKPNPWRPFGVAHRVVALPTTRPVGEIPPAMVTEAFASLWAEVDDPTTPRGAAQPAGARGAAR
- the waaC gene encoding heptosyltransferase I → MTGAARLRRRVDRRVYRLLYALERLAFPTDVGPGRLDAGALRRVLVLPNYKVGDLVVATPALAFLRAAAPHARLDVLVSPRNASLLEGDPRVDRVLVHEPLREPWLPVVRRLRRERYDLVVDFVLPHHAREGLISALVAGRRGARVTPFRPTRYWGFFTHRARVPGLERRYMAERLLYAVQAPFGRALPGGPDAAPYPMRLAVAPDAAARAAAFLREAVGGRAFVALNAWASDPVRTLAVAQAAELAAEIARRHPDLAVVFTPPPAAADDARAMADAARLTDGGARVAVLPPSPRLADLVALLARARAVVTPDTANIHLAAAVGRPVVALYTLVATEKIAHWIPSGTPFRAVVVDGPHPLAALDPRRAADALDELLGDAAREAGADRPAPLAAAGA
- the nth_2 gene encoding endonuclease III; protein product: MPVRRVARKPAAKRAPKRPPKRELPAHAARVWDALAAAHPDAHCELAHRNAFELLCATILSAQCTDKRVNLTTPALFDAYPDARALAAADVADVERLVQPTGFYRNKARSLVGMARGLVARHGGEVPRTMEELVELPGVGRKTANVILGNAYGVNAGVTVDTHVHRLSRRLGLACGDDPVAIEQELIPLFPREDWAMLSHRLIFHGRRVCDARRPRCGACTLAAFCPSAAPENGAPADG